In one Serinus canaria isolate serCan28SL12 chromosome 2, serCan2020, whole genome shotgun sequence genomic region, the following are encoded:
- the MRPL32 gene encoding 39S ribosomal protein L32, mitochondrial, whose amino-acid sequence MAVLVLVRSPLPRLRALLQRCWGRLERGLWPGVFGGQSPPWGPALAVQGLALIPQGVSDTGAPSLLESVVWMAAPKQRRTIEVNRCRRRNPSKLIEIKRNIDVCPECGNLKQKHVLCGYCYAKVKEETRLIRMEIYKKEGGPFNAPPVETVVLYEGEKPTEKDEGKRIIERAKKRPSWFVQN is encoded by the exons ATGGCGGTGTTGGTCTTGGTGCGCTCTCCGCTGCCGCGGCTTCGCGCTCTGCTGCAGCGATGCTGGGGGCGGCTGGAGCGCGGCCTCTGGCCGGGTGTCTTCGGGGGCCAAAGCCCGCCTTGGG GACCAGCACTAGCTGTGCAAGGTCTGGCCCTCATTCCACAAGGGGTCAGTGACACTGGGGCGCCGAGTCTGCTGGAGAGTGTGGTGTGGATGGCGGCGCCCAAGCAGAGGCGCACCATCGAGGTGAACCGCTGCAGGCGGAGGAACCCCAGCAAGCTCATAGAAATAAAG AGGAACATAGATGTTTGTCCTGAATGTGGAAACTTGAAGCAGAAGCACGTCCTTTGTGGCTATTGTTACGCAAAGGTCAAAGAAGAAACTCGACTGATACGGATGGAAATATACAAGAAAGAAGGAGGGCCATTTAATGCTCCACCTGTAGAGACTGTTGTCCTTtatgaaggagaaaaaccaacagaaaaagaTGAAGGCAAGCGGATCATTGAAAGAGCCAAGAAGCGTCCATCTTGGTTTGTTCAAAATTAA